In one Mucilaginibacter ginsenosidivorax genomic region, the following are encoded:
- a CDS encoding DeoR/GlpR family DNA-binding transcription regulator, with translation MNKNTDRHKIILQQLEDGGFVNVQELGKQLNVSEVTIRKDLKLLEDKKLLFRTHGGATKSNPYTNDRPVAEKEKLNATEKQQIGIAAAALIGHNDSIIIASGTTMLALARSVNAGKHLTVITSALNVAIELSHHPNIEVIQLGGQLRSSSSSVTGSYAEVMLQDMACSMLFLGVDGIDPEIGLTTTNLMEARLNQKMIEAAQTVVVLADSTKFGKRGLGKICPLDQVQHIITDNGISPAMLKVLQEKGIAVTVVGKESQESRIKS, from the coding sequence ATGAATAAAAATACCGACAGGCATAAAATCATACTCCAACAACTGGAAGACGGCGGCTTTGTAAACGTACAGGAACTGGGCAAGCAGTTAAATGTTTCGGAAGTTACCATCCGGAAGGATCTGAAACTTTTGGAGGATAAAAAGTTATTATTCCGTACCCACGGCGGGGCTACCAAAAGCAACCCCTATACCAACGACAGGCCCGTTGCCGAAAAGGAAAAGCTGAATGCCACCGAAAAACAGCAGATAGGCATAGCCGCTGCCGCGCTCATTGGCCATAACGATTCTATCATTATTGCATCGGGCACTACCATGCTGGCCCTGGCGCGATCTGTTAATGCGGGGAAGCATTTAACGGTAATCACATCGGCCCTCAACGTGGCTATCGAGCTATCGCATCACCCAAATATCGAAGTAATCCAGTTAGGCGGCCAGTTGCGCAGCTCGTCGTCATCGGTAACCGGATCATATGCCGAAGTGATGCTGCAGGATATGGCATGCAGTATGCTTTTTTTAGGTGTCGACGGCATCGACCCCGAAATTGGCCTAACTACCACCAATTTAATGGAAGCCCGCCTGAACCAAAAAATGATAGAAGCCGCCCAAACCGTAGTGGTACTGGCCGACAGCACCAAATTTGGCAAACGCGGCCTCGGCAAAATCTGCCCCCTCGACCAGGTGCAGCACATTATTACCGATAACGGCATCAGCCCCGCCATGCTCAAAGTATTACAGGAAAAGGGAATAGCGGTTACGGTAGTGGGGAAAGAGAGTCAAGAGTCAAGAATCAAGAGTTAA
- a CDS encoding glycosyltransferase WbsX family protein, with protein sequence MNKFKLLFCLALVQACFVVFKANGQSSAKHYDVAAFYWPAYHPDARFKDIGVFPDGKGEWEAIYKAKPKFAGHEVPKVPLWGYEDETNPAVMGKKIATATKYGVNVMIFDWYWYDKKPFLEDALNKGFLKAKNTNDMKFYLMWANHDHNSYLDPSNPDKSKVYFYGGVDRKTFEEMIAHIINDYFKKPNYYKINGRPVFSIYELSTFIKGIGGSEKAKEAIDYFRKKTIEAGFPGLHLQATLWGNIPSTLNDVPGDKVQTQNSTLKYFGFNSMTNYQWCHFVAPSGDYIPWGQKAVAKWAEWDTTFKIPYCPHVSIGWDSNPRFPVQRQDLVVNNKPEYFELYLQKAKDYIDAHPNQPPLITINAWNEWAEGSYLEPDKKHGYGYLEAVRNVFLK encoded by the coding sequence ATGAACAAATTTAAACTGTTGTTTTGCTTAGCGCTTGTGCAGGCATGCTTTGTTGTTTTTAAGGCGAATGGGCAAAGCTCTGCTAAACATTATGATGTGGCGGCGTTTTACTGGCCTGCGTACCATCCCGATGCCAGGTTTAAGGATATTGGCGTTTTCCCGGACGGGAAAGGGGAGTGGGAGGCTATTTACAAGGCAAAGCCTAAGTTTGCAGGTCATGAAGTGCCCAAGGTGCCGCTTTGGGGCTACGAAGATGAAACCAACCCAGCGGTAATGGGTAAAAAAATAGCCACGGCTACAAAGTACGGCGTTAACGTGATGATATTTGACTGGTATTGGTACGATAAAAAACCTTTTTTGGAAGATGCCCTAAATAAAGGTTTCCTGAAGGCTAAAAATACCAACGATATGAAGTTTTACCTGATGTGGGCCAACCATGATCATAACTCGTATTTAGATCCGTCGAACCCCGATAAAAGCAAGGTGTATTTTTATGGCGGGGTGGATAGGAAAACTTTTGAGGAGATGATAGCGCATATCATTAACGATTACTTTAAAAAGCCCAACTATTATAAAATAAACGGCCGGCCGGTGTTCAGCATTTACGAGCTGTCGACCTTTATCAAAGGCATAGGCGGTTCCGAAAAAGCAAAGGAGGCTATAGATTATTTCCGTAAGAAAACGATAGAAGCAGGGTTCCCCGGCTTGCATTTGCAGGCTACGCTTTGGGGCAATATCCCGTCGACCTTAAACGATGTGCCCGGAGATAAGGTACAAACACAAAACTCGACCCTGAAGTATTTTGGATTTAACAGCATGACCAATTACCAGTGGTGCCATTTTGTAGCGCCAAGTGGCGATTATATTCCCTGGGGCCAAAAAGCCGTAGCCAAATGGGCCGAGTGGGATACCACCTTTAAGATTCCGTATTGCCCGCATGTTTCGATAGGCTGGGACAGCAACCCCCGTTTCCCCGTACAAAGGCAAGACCTGGTTGTTAACAACAAGCCCGAATATTTTGAGCTATACCTGCAAAAAGCAAAAGACTACATAGACGCGCACCCTAACCAGCCGCCACTAATTACCATAAACGCCTGGAACGAATGGGCCGAAGGCAGCTACCTTGAACCGGATAAAAAACACGGCTACGGTTACCTGGAGGCAGTTAGAAATGTGTTTTTAAAATAG